The Populus nigra chromosome 14, ddPopNigr1.1, whole genome shotgun sequence genome has a segment encoding these proteins:
- the LOC133672333 gene encoding putative zinc finger protein CONSTANS-LIKE 11, translated as MESVCDFCGVEKAVVYCKPDSAKLCVHCDGCVHSANFLSRRHRRSLLCDKCSSLPAVARCLDEKLSICQGCDCSANGCSSLGHQLRVLNCYTGCYSLAEFSKIWSSVLEGSSSGGFDSGWDSLNSAPINENCISSCLEQRDNEGSFGLFTGKLNELESCSKLEPWRGPPSIIMPNPNYIPCCRDQVPMFPEVTNLPKGCSIFKDIELPDGEDLCEGLNLDDIPLDFENSDEIFSCSETQSKYQFGDVGKDCMLMEKNLSVTGSNGPIENTIEVSSSGQLECAAFQSSCVSGPASAMQTISGNANCSIFTNPSCCKNLNLGFPAVSGQVHSSMSLPLSNIIGESSAADYQDCGLSPLFLTGESPWESHLDASSPQARDKAKMRYNEKKKTRTFSKQIRYASRKARADTRKRVKGRFVKAGEAYDYDPLLSSNF; from the exons ATGGAATCTGTATGTGATTTTTGTGGAGTGGAAAAGGCAGTAGTTTATTGTAAACCAGACTCCGCAAAGCTGTGCGTGCACTGTGATGGATGCGTGCATTCGGCTAACTTTTTGTCGCGGAGGCATCGGCGTTCGCTGCTATGTGATAAGTGCAGTTCACTGCCTGCAGTGGCGCGGTGCTTAGATGAAAAGTTGTCTATTTGTCAAGGATGTGATTGCAGTGCAAATGGATGTTCAAGCTTGGGGCATCAGCTTCGGGTGCTGAATTGTTATACAGGGTGTTATTCCCTGGCTGAGTTTTCGAAGATTTGGTCGTCGGTTCTTGAGGGATCTTCTTCAGGAGGCTTTGATTCAGGATGGGATTCACTCAATTCTGCGCCAATAAATGAGAATTGCATTAGTAGTTGCTTGGAACAAAGGGATAATGAGGGGTCATTCGGCTTGTTTACTGGAAAGTTGAATGAACTAGAATCTTGTTCCAAGCTTGAGCCTTGGAGGGGGCCGCCGAGCATCATCATGCCgaatccaaattacattcctTGTTGTAGAGATCAGGTGCCTATGTTTCCAGAAGTGACAAATCTGCCGAAG GGTTGCTCCATCTTTAAGGATATTGAACTTCCGGATGGTGAAGATCTCTGTGAAGGCCTCAACTTGGACGATATACCATTGGACTTTGAAAACAGTGACGAAATATTTAGTTGTTCAGAAACTCAAAGCAAATATCAGTTTGGGGATGTAGGAAAAGACTGCATGTTAATGGAGAAAAACTTATCAGTTACCGGGTCTAATGGCCCTATCGAGAATACTATAGAG GTGTCATCATCGGGACAACTGGAATGTGCTGCTTTCCAATCATCCTGTGTTTCTGGGCCAGCTAGCGCAATGCAGACCATAAGTGGTAATGCTAATTGCAGCATATTTACGAATCCCAGTTGCTGCAAAAACCTCAATCTAGGATTCCCTGCTGTTTCTGGACAAGTTCATTCAAGCATGTCTCTTCCACTATCCAACATAATTGGTGAAAGTAGTGCAGCTGATTATCAAGATTGCGGATTATCACCACTATTTCTGACTGGTGAATCACCATGGGAGTCGCATTTGGATGCTAGCTCGCCACAGGCAAGAGACAAGGCTAAGATGAGATacaatgaaaagaagaagacgcGAAC TTTCAGCAAGCAAATCAGATATGCCTCTCGTAAAGCCAGGGCTGATACTCGAAAACGAGTAAAAGGTAGATTTGTTAAAGCTGGGGAAGCATATGATTATGATCCTCTTCTGTCAAGCAACTTCTGA